A genomic window from Tolypothrix sp. PCC 7910 includes:
- the pstS gene encoding phosphate ABC transporter substrate-binding protein PstS, with protein MSLRISTKKNTRFVANISVLALTISLAACGGQQTPDNTATKETPGTATDTTASNSDKKLDLGGNISLTGAGASFPAPLYASWFTDLNKKYPNLQVNYQSVGSGAGVEQFIKGTVDFGASDVAMKDDEIQKVQKGVILLPVTAGSIVLAYNLPDVPELKLPRAVYTDILLGKIKSWDDPLIAKANPNAKLPKQPISVIYRSDGSGTTGVFTKHLSAISPEWKTKVGEGKSVKWPVGVGAKGNEGVTAQIQQTQGSIGYIEYGYAKQNNLKFAALENKGGQFITPNDASASKTLESVTLPENLRAFITDPEGADSYPIVTYTWILAYKKYDNAAKGKAVEAMIEYALTDGQKLATELGYVPLPQNVITKVATAADQISPDYKIAVGSNTSASK; from the coding sequence ATGTCCTTACGTATAAGCACAAAAAAAAATACTCGCTTTGTAGCCAATATCTCAGTATTAGCACTGACAATTAGCCTGGCTGCTTGCGGTGGACAGCAAACCCCAGACAATACGGCTACCAAGGAGACACCTGGTACTGCTACAGATACTACTGCCTCCAACTCTGATAAAAAGTTGGATCTGGGTGGAAATATCAGCTTGACTGGAGCTGGTGCTTCCTTTCCAGCACCTTTGTACGCAAGTTGGTTTACTGATTTGAACAAAAAATATCCTAACTTGCAAGTTAACTATCAATCAGTTGGTAGTGGTGCTGGTGTTGAGCAATTTATCAAAGGTACTGTAGACTTTGGTGCTAGCGATGTTGCCATGAAGGATGATGAAATCCAGAAAGTGCAAAAGGGTGTAATTTTGTTGCCTGTAACTGCTGGTAGTATTGTGCTAGCTTACAACTTGCCTGATGTTCCAGAACTCAAACTCCCACGAGCAGTTTACACAGATATTTTACTGGGTAAAATCAAGTCTTGGGATGATCCCTTAATTGCTAAAGCTAACCCTAACGCCAAACTGCCGAAACAGCCAATTTCAGTTATATATCGTTCAGATGGTAGCGGTACAACAGGCGTATTTACCAAACACCTTAGTGCTATCAGTCCAGAATGGAAGACTAAAGTAGGTGAAGGTAAAAGTGTAAAATGGCCTGTAGGTGTTGGTGCTAAGGGTAACGAAGGTGTGACTGCCCAAATCCAACAAACTCAAGGTTCAATTGGTTACATTGAATATGGCTACGCCAAACAAAATAATCTCAAATTTGCGGCTCTAGAAAATAAAGGCGGTCAATTTATTACACCTAATGATGCCTCTGCATCTAAAACTCTCGAATCAGTAACTTTACCAGAAAATCTGCGGGCTTTTATTACAGATCCAGAAGGTGCGGATTCCTATCCCATCGTTACTTACACTTGGATTTTGGCATACAAGAAGTATGATAATGCTGCCAAAGGTAAGGCAGTAGAGGCAATGATCGAGTACGCTTTAACTGATGGGCAAAAGTTAGCAACTGAACTAGGATATGTTCCTTTACCTCAAAATGTGATTACTAAGGTAGCGACTGCTGCCGATCAAATCAGTCCAGACTATAAGATTGCTGTTGGTAGCAATACCAGTGCTAGTAAATAG
- a CDS encoding biotin transporter BioY: MFAASNQLLWSMIGLLLTMGSTFLEVYGISFPWIWSQHRIQTFSLGVSYQIGAVLLVGCLGGKNAGALSQIAYLVMGLTLLPVFSEGGGIGYVKLAHFGYLLGFIPGAWICGFLAFKARPKLETLAFSCLCGLLSVHICGISYLMICYFFQWQDTDNLTLMQAILRYSWSVLPGQFTVVCAVTVIAYILRHLMFY; encoded by the coding sequence ATGTTTGCCGCTTCCAATCAATTATTATGGTCTATGATTGGCTTACTCCTCACAATGGGTAGTACCTTCCTTGAAGTCTATGGTATTAGCTTCCCCTGGATTTGGAGTCAGCATAGAATTCAAACTTTTTCTTTGGGTGTCAGCTATCAAATTGGTGCGGTGCTACTAGTAGGTTGTTTAGGAGGAAAAAATGCTGGGGCACTATCCCAAATTGCTTATTTAGTTATGGGTTTAACCTTACTACCAGTTTTTTCTGAAGGTGGCGGTATAGGTTATGTTAAATTAGCTCACTTTGGTTATCTACTAGGTTTTATTCCTGGCGCTTGGATTTGTGGTTTTTTAGCCTTTAAAGCCAGACCTAAATTAGAAACCTTAGCTTTTAGTTGTCTTTGTGGCTTGTTATCTGTCCACATCTGCGGTATTAGTTATTTGATGATCTGCTATTTTTTTCAGTGGCAGGACACAGACAATTTGACACTAATGCAAGCAATTCTGAGATATTCGTGGTCAGTCTTGCCAGGGCAATTTACTGTAGTCTGTGCTGTCACGGTAATAGCATATATATTACGTCATTTAATGTTTTATTAA
- the lspA gene encoding signal peptidase II: MRLQNHLFWIAALIAFFIDQLTKYWVVQTFKLGQTLPLLPDIFHFTYVTNTGAAFSLLSGKVEWLRWLSLAVSLVLIGVAVFGPLLNFWDQLGYGLILGGAMGNGIDRFILGYVVDFLDFRLINFAVFNMADSFISIGIVCLLIASWQKTPTSNNRPR; the protein is encoded by the coding sequence ATGCGTTTACAAAATCACCTGTTCTGGATTGCTGCTCTCATAGCTTTTTTTATAGACCAACTGACAAAATATTGGGTGGTACAAACCTTTAAATTGGGACAAACACTACCACTATTACCAGATATATTTCACTTCACATATGTTACTAACACTGGTGCAGCTTTTAGTCTTTTAAGTGGCAAAGTAGAGTGGTTGCGCTGGCTATCTTTGGCAGTAAGTTTGGTTTTAATTGGAGTCGCAGTCTTTGGGCCATTGTTAAACTTTTGGGATCAGCTTGGCTATGGGTTGATTTTGGGTGGAGCGATGGGTAACGGTATCGATCGGTTTATTTTAGGTTATGTAGTGGATTTTCTCGATTTTCGACTGATTAATTTTGCTGTATTTAATATGGCAGATTCATTTATAAGTATTGGTATTGTTTGTTTGCTAATTGCTTCCTGGCAAAAAACACCAACTTCAAATAACAGGCCAAGGTAA